A window of the Teredinibacter franksiae genome harbors these coding sequences:
- a CDS encoding type II restriction endonuclease, protein MTENHFWGGMGSMEFKDWVFDIANDDWIIYIKRLSANDTGATKSHQVGIYFPNSVLGTVFPTINRIDVKNPDVNFRAVVDSDDVPEQSLRAVYYNGKVLKQSTRNEKRITRWSTGVDYTPLQDKEKTGAIAVFAFNNSAGDSEYMRSWVCRNIEEENYLEERVGEVDPKSSYFERGDIIFGGVLPAGSLKVEKYPPEWNDAFPSGSEIINHLFAQGFHAELGVDSRILKRRDHEFDLFKLVEHHHSFPLIKKGFENVEGFIKLANSISNRRKSRSGKSLELHLENIFKEEGLDDFGVQCTTEGNKKPDFLFPDCASYHDPEYPENKLRMLAVKTTVKDRWRQILNEANRIDFSYLFTLQQGVSENQFKEMQEEKVKLVVPKPLHKAFPKGIRGDIYSLSGFIEETKTLYL, encoded by the coding sequence GTGACCGAAAATCACTTTTGGGGGGGGATGGGTAGCATGGAGTTTAAAGACTGGGTATTTGATATTGCTAACGACGACTGGATTATTTACATAAAACGACTTTCCGCAAATGACACGGGCGCAACCAAAAGCCATCAGGTAGGTATTTACTTTCCAAATTCAGTGCTGGGCACAGTATTTCCGACAATAAATCGCATTGATGTAAAAAATCCAGATGTTAATTTCAGAGCGGTAGTTGATTCAGACGATGTTCCAGAACAAAGCCTTCGCGCAGTTTACTATAATGGTAAGGTTCTAAAGCAATCGACAAGAAATGAAAAAAGAATTACACGCTGGAGCACTGGAGTAGATTACACCCCGCTTCAGGATAAAGAAAAAACTGGGGCTATTGCAGTTTTTGCTTTTAATAACAGTGCAGGCGATTCTGAATACATGAGGTCTTGGGTTTGCCGAAACATAGAAGAAGAAAACTATTTGGAGGAACGTGTTGGTGAGGTGGACCCGAAAAGTTCGTATTTTGAGCGTGGAGATATAATTTTTGGAGGTGTACTTCCTGCCGGTTCGCTCAAAGTTGAAAAATATCCGCCCGAGTGGAACGATGCATTTCCCTCTGGTTCAGAAATCATCAACCACCTCTTCGCACAAGGTTTTCATGCTGAATTGGGTGTGGATTCTCGAATCTTGAAAAGGCGTGATCACGAATTTGATTTGTTCAAGCTTGTCGAGCACCACCACTCCTTTCCTTTGATAAAAAAGGGATTCGAAAATGTGGAAGGATTTATAAAATTAGCAAATTCTATTTCTAACAGGCGAAAATCACGATCAGGCAAATCTCTTGAATTACATCTTGAAAACATATTCAAAGAAGAGGGCCTTGATGACTTCGGTGTTCAGTGTACAACAGAAGGAAATAAAAAACCTGATTTTTTATTTCCTGACTGCGCTTCTTATCATGATCCCGAATACCCTGAAAATAAGCTACGTATGCTTGCGGTAAAAACAACAGTAAAAGATCGATGGCGACAAATTTTGAATGAAGCAAATCGTATTGATTTCTCCTACCTTTTTACCTTACAGCAAGGTGTTTCTGAAAATCAGTTCAAGGAAATGCAGGAAGAAAAGGTGAAATTGGTTGTTCCCAAGCCGTTGCACAAAGCTTTTCCTAAGGGGATACGTGGTGACATATATTCGCTTTCAGGGTTTATTGAAGAAACAAAAACTTTGTATTTGTAA
- a CDS encoding Panacea domain-containing protein: MKTVISNIIKYLLKEYPHKSELSASRLTKMIYLMDWKSSIDSGHQITNAQWHFDHYGPYVEDFVKLAKEDKDISVENTSNYYGGKKQLFKLKKKFEGSFDLTKEQKDIANFVIDATKKKNYEDFIQLVYSTYPVISNDRYSHLDLVGSAEKYKELLANNSTKALYRTSQ; encoded by the coding sequence ATGAAAACTGTTATATCAAATATCATCAAGTATTTATTAAAAGAGTATCCACATAAATCTGAACTTTCAGCTTCACGGCTAACCAAAATGATTTACCTCATGGATTGGAAAAGCTCAATTGATTCTGGCCATCAGATAACTAATGCTCAGTGGCACTTCGATCACTATGGCCCTTATGTCGAAGATTTTGTGAAATTGGCGAAAGAAGATAAGGATATATCCGTTGAGAATACATCAAATTACTATGGCGGAAAAAAACAACTATTTAAGCTTAAAAAGAAATTTGAGGGAAGCTTTGACTTAACTAAAGAGCAAAAAGATATCGCTAACTTTGTTATCGATGCCACTAAGAAAAAAAACTACGAAGATTTTATTCAACTTGTTTATTCAACTTACCCCGTGATATCAAATGATCGATATAGCCATTTAGATTTAGTTGGCTCCGCTGAAAAATATAAGGAATTACTGGCCAACAACTCTACTAAAGCATTGTACCGGACAAGCCAATGA
- the dcm gene encoding DNA (cytosine-5-)-methyltransferase, whose translation MNNVQKLEKLHGLIGEDQLTELLDITNKTFKNWLKEESIPKESTVSAKFDQILASIVNPVILPASDFTFIDLFAGIGGIRRGFESIGGQCVFTSEWDKYSQKTYRTNYPDHHPVVGDITKVDTALIPDHDVLLAGFPCQPFSLAGVSKKNSLGRAHGFDCSTQGTLFFDVERIIEAKHPKAFLLENVKNLMSHDKGKTFKVITHSLQEKLGYKIFYRVIDANGFVPQNRQRIFIVGFRDDVSFDWGEFRHPGKGTVTMKDILHPEDGKEKFENPFTEGKRATVSKNFIITTKLWKYLKNYKKKHEEKGNGFGFGIVTGDDTCRTLSARYHKDGSEVLIYRGKGKNPRRLTPRECARLMGYPDSLKIGVSNTQAYRQFGNSVVVPVVNEIARIMQPHILDLVERDREVIPDRQDLWKIA comes from the coding sequence ATGAATAATGTACAAAAGCTGGAAAAACTACATGGCTTGATTGGTGAGGATCAGCTTACAGAGTTATTAGACATTACAAATAAGACATTCAAAAACTGGCTGAAGGAAGAAAGCATCCCTAAAGAAAGTACGGTTTCGGCCAAGTTTGATCAAATATTGGCCAGCATAGTAAACCCAGTAATATTACCTGCTTCTGATTTTACCTTCATTGACCTATTTGCCGGTATTGGCGGAATTCGTCGTGGATTTGAGTCAATTGGTGGTCAATGTGTATTTACTTCGGAATGGGATAAGTATTCTCAGAAGACTTATCGCACTAATTATCCTGATCATCATCCTGTAGTGGGGGATATCACCAAAGTCGATACAGCGCTAATCCCCGATCATGACGTGCTTCTGGCTGGTTTTCCATGTCAGCCTTTTTCTCTTGCTGGTGTATCCAAGAAAAACTCTTTGGGTCGTGCCCATGGTTTCGATTGCAGTACCCAAGGTACTCTTTTCTTTGATGTAGAGCGAATTATTGAAGCAAAGCATCCTAAAGCATTTTTACTGGAAAATGTTAAGAACCTTATGAGTCACGACAAAGGAAAGACGTTCAAGGTAATCACTCATTCTCTTCAAGAGAAGCTTGGGTATAAGATTTTTTACAGGGTAATTGACGCAAACGGATTTGTTCCGCAAAACCGTCAGCGTATATTTATAGTTGGGTTTCGTGATGATGTTTCGTTTGATTGGGGTGAATTCAGGCATCCGGGCAAGGGGACGGTAACAATGAAGGATATTTTGCACCCGGAAGATGGGAAAGAAAAATTTGAAAACCCTTTTACAGAAGGGAAAAGAGCAACTGTATCAAAAAACTTTATAATCACCACAAAGCTATGGAAATATCTAAAAAATTATAAGAAAAAGCATGAAGAGAAGGGGAATGGCTTTGGCTTTGGCATTGTGACTGGGGATGATACTTGCCGAACTTTGTCAGCTCGTTATCACAAAGATGGCTCTGAGGTTCTGATTTACAGGGGGAAAGGGAAAAACCCAAGACGATTAACCCCGCGAGAATGCGCTAGATTAATGGGTTATCCTGATTCGCTAAAAATTGGAGTGTCGAACACCCAGGCTTACCGCCAGTTTGGAAATTCTGTTGTTGTTCCGGTTGTTAATGAAATTGCACGTATTATGCAACCTCATATTCTGGACCTCGTTGAGCGTGATCGTGAAGTTATACCGGATCGACAAGACTTGTGGAAAATAGCCTAA